From Streptomyces sp. NBC_01460, a single genomic window includes:
- a CDS encoding ABC transporter permease, with protein MLVHSRAGRWAACALFLVLFVPLFAVPLAVVVAASFATNWSGAFPSGLTGAHYAAATGTDSLRALGTSLMTALAASLLALTLGSWAALAAASLRSRGKRYLDALFVLPVAVPSVVVGLAVLVAFSRPPVLLNGTRWIVILAHTVLVTAFAYQSVSAAIVRLDPMYEQAAAGLGARPAYVLWRVRLPLLLPSLTAAAGLCFALSMGELSATMMLYPPDWTPLPVRIFAATDRGSLFTGAAVAVVLMGTTLLVLLGVSRIRTRASYR; from the coding sequence GTGCTGGTGCATAGCCGTGCCGGGAGGTGGGCCGCGTGTGCCCTCTTCCTCGTGCTCTTCGTCCCGCTGTTCGCCGTGCCCCTGGCCGTCGTGGTCGCCGCGTCCTTCGCCACGAACTGGTCCGGCGCCTTCCCCTCCGGCCTCACCGGCGCGCACTACGCGGCGGCCACCGGCACCGACTCCCTCCGTGCCCTGGGGACCAGCCTGATGACCGCGCTGGCGGCGAGCCTGCTCGCCCTCACCCTCGGGAGCTGGGCGGCCCTGGCCGCCGCCTCCCTGCGCAGCCGAGGGAAGCGGTACCTCGACGCGCTCTTCGTCCTGCCGGTCGCCGTGCCGTCGGTCGTCGTCGGACTGGCGGTGCTCGTCGCCTTCAGCCGCCCGCCGGTCCTGCTCAACGGGACGCGCTGGATCGTGATCCTCGCGCACACCGTTCTCGTCACCGCGTTTGCCTACCAGTCGGTCTCGGCGGCGATCGTACGTCTCGACCCGATGTACGAGCAGGCGGCGGCCGGACTCGGCGCCCGCCCCGCGTACGTCCTGTGGCGCGTCAGGCTGCCGCTCCTGCTGCCGTCGCTCACGGCGGCGGCGGGCCTCTGCTTCGCCCTGTCCATGGGCGAGCTGAGCGCCACGATGATGCTCTACCCGCCCGACTGGACGCCGCTGCCGGTGCGGATCTTCGCCGCCACCGACCGCGGTTCGCTCTTCACCGGTGCCGCGGTCGCCGTGGTCCTCATGGGGACGACGCTCCTCGTGCTGCTGGGTGTCTCCCGCATCCGGACGAGGGCCTCCTACCGCTGA
- a CDS encoding 2-aminoethylphosphonate ABC transporter substrate-binding protein, protein MRANPLKPLAATAGCLALAATLSACGGSSAASDEKVVTVYSADGLKGENGNGWYDKVFADFEKKTGIEVEYVEGGSGELVQRTLREKSHTQADVLVTLPPFIQQADSKKLLAAYEPADSDQVDAADKAADGTWTSVVNNYFGFVYNKKELPAAPKNWEELLDGSYKERVQYSTPGVAGDGTAVLIKAMHDFGGKEPAMEYLEKLQANNVGPSASTGKLAPKVDKGELLVANGDVQMNFAQSKDMPNLGIWFPARNGGAPTTFALPYAAGLVDRAPHSENGKKLLDFMLSEQAQQDVSAVGGGFAARKDVKATDANATELATLMKGVEIFEPDWSDIGTHLDSYVDAWKSATGS, encoded by the coding sequence ATGCGAGCCAACCCCCTCAAGCCCCTGGCCGCCACGGCCGGCTGCCTCGCCCTCGCCGCCACCCTCTCCGCCTGCGGCGGCTCGTCCGCCGCCTCGGACGAGAAGGTCGTCACCGTCTACAGCGCCGACGGCCTCAAGGGCGAGAACGGCAACGGCTGGTACGACAAGGTCTTCGCGGACTTCGAGAAGAAGACCGGAATCGAGGTCGAGTACGTGGAGGGCGGCTCGGGAGAGCTGGTGCAGCGGACGCTGCGCGAGAAGTCCCACACGCAGGCGGACGTCCTCGTCACCCTCCCGCCCTTCATCCAGCAGGCGGACTCCAAGAAGCTGCTGGCCGCGTACGAACCCGCCGACTCCGACCAGGTCGACGCCGCGGACAAGGCGGCCGACGGCACCTGGACCTCGGTCGTCAACAACTACTTCGGCTTCGTCTACAACAAGAAGGAGCTGCCCGCCGCGCCGAAGAACTGGGAGGAGCTGCTCGACGGCTCGTACAAGGAGAGGGTCCAGTACTCCACCCCGGGTGTCGCGGGCGACGGGACAGCGGTGCTCATCAAGGCGATGCACGACTTCGGCGGCAAGGAGCCGGCGATGGAGTACCTCGAGAAGCTCCAGGCCAACAACGTGGGACCGTCCGCGTCCACGGGCAAACTCGCGCCCAAGGTGGACAAGGGTGAACTCCTCGTCGCGAACGGCGACGTCCAGATGAACTTCGCCCAGTCCAAGGACATGCCCAACCTCGGCATCTGGTTCCCCGCCAGGAACGGGGGAGCGCCGACGACCTTCGCCCTCCCGTACGCGGCCGGCCTGGTCGACCGGGCACCTCACTCCGAGAACGGCAAGAAGCTCCTGGACTTCATGCTCTCCGAGCAGGCCCAGCAGGACGTCAGCGCGGTCGGCGGCGGCTTCGCGGCCCGCAAGGACGTGAAGGCCACCGACGCCAACGCCACCGAACTGGCGACGCTGATGAAGGGCGTGGAGATCTTCGAGCCCGACTGGTCGGACATCGGTACCCACCTGGACAGCTACGTGGACGCGTGGAAGTCGGCCACCGGGAGCTGA